From the Amycolatopsis thermoflava N1165 genome, one window contains:
- a CDS encoding amino-acid N-acetyltransferase, whose translation MHGDPSPTVEIRRARISDVRKIKALVDADAGRVLLEKELVTLYEDVQEFWVADRDGEILGCGALHVLWEDLAEIRTVAVDKRMRGQGIGHRLVAQLISLARELGLRRIFVLTFETSFFARHGFTEIDGTPVPSSVYEEMRRSVDPGVAEFLELPYAKPNTLGNTRMLLEL comes from the coding sequence GTGCACGGTGATCCTTCCCCTACCGTCGAGATCCGGCGGGCCCGGATCTCGGACGTCCGCAAGATCAAGGCGTTGGTGGACGCGGACGCGGGGCGGGTGTTGCTCGAGAAGGAGCTCGTCACCCTGTATGAGGACGTGCAGGAGTTCTGGGTCGCCGACCGAGACGGCGAGATTCTCGGCTGCGGCGCGCTGCACGTGCTGTGGGAGGACCTGGCGGAGATCCGCACGGTCGCGGTCGACAAGCGGATGCGCGGGCAGGGCATCGGGCACCGGCTGGTCGCGCAGCTGATCTCCCTGGCGCGGGAACTGGGGCTGCGCCGGATCTTCGTGCTGACCTTCGAGACGAGCTTCTTCGCGCGGCACGGGTTCACCGAGATCGACGGCACGCCGGTGCCGAGCTCGGTGTACGAGGAGATGCGCCGCTCGGTGGACCCGGGCGTGGCCGAGTTCCTCGAACTCCCCTACGCGAAGCCGAACACGCTCGGCAACACGCGGATGCTCCTGGAGCTGTAG
- a CDS encoding CinA family protein: MTSARPVVAALVRLGQTVAAAESLTAGLVTATLTEVPGSSAVVRGGLVVYATDLKAKLAGVDPALLAAHGAVHPEVAAQLAEGARERCGADWGLGLTGVAGPDPQDGVDPGTVHIGLAGPAGRDVRTHWFEGDRAAVRRAAVTAALDLLGEHLT; the protein is encoded by the coding sequence ATGACGTCGGCGCGACCGGTGGTGGCCGCGCTCGTCCGGCTCGGGCAGACGGTGGCCGCCGCGGAGTCCCTGACCGCCGGCCTGGTCACCGCGACGCTGACCGAGGTGCCCGGCTCCAGCGCCGTCGTCCGCGGCGGGCTGGTGGTCTACGCCACCGACCTCAAGGCGAAACTCGCCGGGGTGGACCCGGCGCTGCTGGCCGCGCACGGGGCGGTGCACCCGGAGGTCGCGGCGCAGCTCGCGGAGGGCGCGCGGGAGCGCTGCGGCGCCGACTGGGGACTGGGCCTGACCGGCGTGGCCGGGCCGGACCCGCAGGACGGCGTCGACCCCGGAACCGTGCACATCGGCCTCGCCGGCCCGGCCGGCCGGGACGTGCGCACCCACTGGTTCGAGGGCGACCGAGCCGCCGTCCGGCGCGCCGCGGTGACGGCCGCACTCGACCTGCTGGGGGAACATCTCACTTGA
- a CDS encoding DNA-formamidopyrimidine glycosylase family protein has translation MPEGDTVFLAGKKVEKALAGRVLTRTDFRHPALATTDLAGSTVLGVRTVGKHLFFRFSPDLSLHSHLKMDGSWEITRPGSRWRHPAHHARVVLEAEGVQVVGFRVHDLELLPTAEESRLVGHLGPDLLDPQWSDEHEARAVAALTSEPGRELGLALLDQRVMAGVGNLYKCEICFLLGVTPWTPVSELDAAKVVRLARKLLLANAWRHEQSTTGDLARGRRNWVYERTRQGCFRCGGRLRVEDQGRDPHDVQARPTWFCPRCQRGPSPQLRSSSLKNVR, from the coding sequence GTGACACGGTCTTCCTGGCCGGCAAGAAGGTCGAGAAGGCCCTCGCCGGCCGGGTGCTGACGCGCACCGACTTCCGGCACCCGGCGCTGGCCACCACCGACCTGGCCGGCTCGACGGTGCTCGGCGTGCGCACGGTGGGCAAGCACCTGTTCTTCCGCTTCTCGCCGGACCTGAGCCTGCACAGCCACCTGAAGATGGACGGCTCGTGGGAGATCACCCGGCCCGGTTCCCGCTGGCGGCACCCGGCGCACCACGCGCGGGTCGTGCTGGAGGCCGAGGGGGTGCAGGTCGTCGGGTTCCGCGTGCACGACCTGGAACTGCTGCCCACCGCCGAGGAGTCCCGCCTGGTCGGCCACCTCGGGCCGGACCTGCTCGATCCACAGTGGAGCGACGAGCACGAGGCCCGCGCGGTGGCGGCGCTGACGAGCGAACCGGGCCGGGAGCTCGGGCTCGCGTTGCTCGACCAGCGCGTGATGGCCGGGGTCGGCAACCTCTACAAGTGCGAGATCTGCTTCCTGCTCGGCGTGACGCCGTGGACACCGGTGTCCGAATTGGACGCAGCGAAGGTGGTCCGGCTGGCGCGGAAGCTGTTGCTGGCCAACGCCTGGCGGCACGAGCAGAGCACCACAGGCGACCTCGCCCGCGGCCGCCGGAACTGGGTGTACGAGCGGACCAGGCAGGGCTGCTTCCGGTGCGGGGGCCGGCTCCGGGTCGAAGACCAGGGCCGGGACCCTCACGACGTCCAGGCGCGCCCCACCTGGTTCTGCCCGCGCTGCCAGCGCGGGCCCTCGCCTCAGCTGCGCAGCAGCTCGTTGAAGAACGTGCGGTAG
- the pgsA gene encoding CDP-diacylglycerol--glycerol-3-phosphate 3-phosphatidyltransferase yields MSAAAEESAQAGGEAGPPHREPEPTPVPTLNVANLLTLSRIILVPLFVLALFAGGGEDTGWRIGATVLFAIASLTDQVDGWVARRYGLITDFGKIADPIADKALIGAALVGLSLLGELPWWVTVVIAVREIGVTLLRFWVIRHGVIPASRGGKAKTMTQILAIVTYLLPLPDGALPVQWALMGLAVALTVVTGADYVVRAVRLRAAARA; encoded by the coding sequence ATGAGCGCCGCGGCGGAGGAGTCGGCGCAGGCCGGCGGGGAGGCCGGCCCGCCCCACCGCGAGCCCGAGCCGACCCCGGTCCCCACGCTCAACGTCGCGAACCTGCTGACCCTGTCCCGGATCATCCTGGTCCCACTGTTCGTGCTGGCGCTGTTCGCCGGCGGCGGCGAGGACACCGGCTGGCGGATCGGCGCGACGGTGCTGTTCGCGATCGCGTCGCTGACCGACCAGGTGGACGGCTGGGTCGCCCGGCGCTACGGGCTGATCACCGACTTCGGCAAGATCGCCGACCCGATCGCGGACAAGGCGCTGATCGGCGCCGCGCTGGTGGGCCTGAGCCTGCTCGGCGAGCTGCCCTGGTGGGTGACCGTGGTGATCGCGGTCCGCGAGATCGGCGTGACCCTGCTGCGGTTCTGGGTGATCCGGCACGGCGTGATCCCGGCCAGCCGCGGCGGCAAGGCCAAGACGATGACCCAGATCCTGGCGATCGTGACCTACCTGCTGCCGCTGCCGGACGGCGCGCTGCCGGTCCAGTGGGCGCTGATGGGCCTCGCGGTGGCGCTCACCGTCGTCACCGGCGCCGACTACGTCGTGCGCGCCGTGCGGCTGCGCGCGGCGGCCCGCGCATGA
- a CDS encoding GNAT family N-acetyltransferase yields the protein MLQPAYPLKTARLILRPFKKADLNALHSFQSRPDVTRYLYWEPRTRAETAAVLEDKIARSTLTEPGEYLAIAVELIDTGELIGDLTLWWTSREHASGEIGVVFHPQHHGKGYAAEAATELFRLGFDELGLHRIHGRCDSRNVASASLMEGLGMRREAHLRENELVKGEWTDELVYAMLSSEWKRR from the coding sequence GTGCTGCAGCCCGCGTACCCGCTGAAGACCGCACGGCTGATCCTCCGTCCGTTCAAGAAGGCGGATCTGAACGCGCTGCACTCCTTCCAGTCCCGTCCGGACGTCACGCGGTACCTCTACTGGGAACCGCGCACGCGCGCCGAAACCGCGGCCGTCCTCGAGGACAAGATCGCCCGCTCGACACTGACCGAGCCCGGCGAGTACCTGGCCATCGCCGTCGAGCTGATCGACACCGGTGAGCTGATCGGCGACCTCACCCTGTGGTGGACCAGCCGCGAACACGCCAGCGGCGAGATCGGGGTCGTGTTCCACCCCCAGCACCACGGCAAGGGCTACGCCGCCGAGGCGGCCACCGAGCTGTTCCGGCTCGGCTTCGACGAACTGGGCCTGCACCGCATCCACGGCCGCTGCGACAGCCGCAACGTGGCCTCGGCGTCCCTGATGGAGGGGCTGGGCATGCGGCGCGAGGCGCACCTGCGGGAGAACGAGCTCGTCAAGGGCGAATGGACCGACGAGCTCGTCTACGCCATGCTGTCGTCGGAGTGGAAACGGCGCTGA
- a CDS encoding phospholipase yields MRAAARRLLSTAAVATALVAGAGAAHAVDVRSVTDTYLFGTSLSRFEQIRADRPYAASLDWSSDTCSWSPDKPLGFDFSPACHRHDFGYRNYKRQDRFTSTNRKKIDDNFYRDLKTTCHGDWRCNGTAWTYYQAVRQFGGS; encoded by the coding sequence ATGCGCGCCGCCGCCCGTCGTCTGCTGTCCACGGCCGCTGTGGCCACCGCACTCGTCGCCGGCGCGGGCGCCGCGCATGCCGTCGACGTCCGGTCGGTGACCGACACCTACCTGTTCGGCACGTCGCTGAGCCGGTTCGAGCAGATCCGCGCCGACCGGCCGTACGCCGCGTCGCTGGACTGGTCGTCGGACACCTGCTCGTGGTCGCCGGACAAGCCGCTCGGGTTCGACTTCTCCCCCGCCTGCCACCGGCATGACTTCGGCTACCGCAACTACAAGCGGCAGGACCGATTCACCAGCACCAACCGGAAGAAGATCGACGACAACTTCTACCGCGACCTGAAGACCACCTGCCACGGCGACTGGCGCTGCAACGGCACGGCCTGGACGTACTACCAGGCGGTCCGCCAGTTCGGCGGCTCCTAG
- a CDS encoding helix-turn-helix domain-containing protein: MTVLLREAIGDRLRHARTNKRRTLRDISRAAKVSLGYLSEVERGQKEASSELLASICEALELPLAELLSNVAADISALESVDVPTMPETAEGEGRARKTGEPSAATGRLDSGRLIDGVIGNDLPDLRVSGQRVGPSLRTTIRAPKMVAA; the protein is encoded by the coding sequence ATGACCGTGCTCCTGCGCGAGGCGATCGGCGACCGGCTCCGGCATGCCCGCACCAACAAGCGTCGCACACTGCGCGACATCTCCCGCGCCGCCAAGGTCAGCCTCGGCTACCTGTCCGAGGTGGAGCGCGGGCAGAAGGAGGCGTCCAGTGAACTGCTGGCGTCCATCTGCGAGGCGCTCGAGCTGCCGCTGGCCGAGCTGCTGAGCAACGTCGCCGCCGACATCTCGGCTCTGGAGAGCGTGGACGTGCCGACGATGCCGGAGACCGCCGAGGGCGAGGGCCGCGCGCGCAAGACGGGCGAACCGTCCGCCGCGACAGGCCGGCTGGACAGCGGCCGGCTCATCGACGGCGTGATCGGCAACGACCTGCCGGACCTGCGGGTTTCCGGTCAGCGCGTCGGGCCGTCGCTGCGCACCACCATCCGCGCGCCGAAGATGGTCGCGGCCTGA
- a CDS encoding PspA/IM30 family protein translates to MANPFVKFWKYLMASFSSKIDEHADPKVQIQQAIEEAQRNHQALSQQAAAVIGNQRQLEMKLNRQLAEVEKLQASARQALVLADEARAKGDEQKAQQYEVAAESFATQLVTAEQSIEDLKTLHDQALQAAAQAKQAVERNSAMLQQKLAERTKLLSQLEQAKMQEQVSASLNQMSQLTAPGNTPSLEEVREKIERRYTTALGQAELAQNSVQGRMLEVQQATTQMAGSSRLEQIRASMRGDSVAQVTSGSGEKAASPAADIQREIESRVQAEQQQKNQA, encoded by the coding sequence ATGGCCAACCCTTTCGTGAAGTTCTGGAAGTACCTCATGGCGTCGTTCTCGTCGAAGATCGACGAGCACGCCGACCCGAAGGTGCAGATCCAGCAGGCCATCGAGGAGGCGCAGCGCAACCACCAGGCGCTCTCCCAGCAGGCCGCCGCGGTTATCGGTAACCAGCGGCAGCTGGAGATGAAGCTCAACCGCCAGCTCGCCGAGGTCGAGAAGCTGCAGGCGTCGGCGCGGCAGGCGCTGGTGCTGGCCGACGAGGCCCGCGCCAAGGGGGACGAGCAGAAGGCGCAGCAGTACGAGGTGGCCGCGGAGTCGTTCGCCACCCAGCTGGTCACGGCCGAGCAGAGCATCGAGGACCTCAAGACGCTGCACGACCAGGCCCTGCAGGCCGCCGCGCAGGCGAAGCAGGCCGTGGAGCGCAACTCGGCGATGCTCCAGCAGAAGCTGGCCGAGCGCACCAAGCTGCTCTCGCAGCTGGAGCAGGCCAAGATGCAGGAGCAGGTGTCCGCCTCGCTCAACCAGATGTCGCAGCTCACCGCGCCGGGCAACACCCCGTCGCTGGAGGAGGTGCGGGAGAAGATCGAGCGGCGCTACACCACCGCGCTGGGCCAGGCGGAGCTGGCGCAGAACTCGGTGCAGGGCCGCATGCTCGAGGTGCAGCAGGCCACCACGCAGATGGCGGGCAGCTCGCGGCTGGAGCAGATCCGGGCGTCCATGCGGGGCGACTCGGTCGCGCAGGTGACCTCCGGCTCCGGTGAGAAGGCGGCGTCGCCCGCGGCGGACATCCAGCGCGAGATCGAGTCGCGCGTCCAGGCCGAGCAGCAGCAGAAGAACCAGGCCTGA
- the pspM gene encoding phage shock envelope stress response protein PspM: MASGRRDFSQFQAKLEKHIERLPDYAQRAQQKLQRYTEQGSSGAVTRPKVVSQAMPVLNEARAKWVAWNSPEAKLARRKRRTSRALTLWIMAAVLFVLYAVIGGLGLAGAGGVAEAVPGIFGAVVFTTLSVKSGLRLRQLNRVVLPVSTTPPPLPPSGSAARAPMQRLAECESTLADLLRQLSEPSALGAAPVPEYSVADARSTAAEAATALRALALRIQSIERARDAAPAGERAALESAVATLREQLDDGVESFAALVAAAGRAVAASSHGLADSRLFLTDATDRLAGLALALRELST; encoded by the coding sequence ATGGCGTCGGGCAGGCGGGACTTCTCGCAGTTCCAGGCGAAGCTGGAAAAGCACATCGAGCGCCTGCCCGACTACGCGCAGCGCGCGCAGCAGAAGTTGCAGCGGTACACGGAGCAGGGTTCGTCCGGCGCGGTGACGCGGCCGAAGGTCGTCTCCCAGGCGATGCCGGTCCTCAACGAGGCCCGCGCGAAGTGGGTCGCGTGGAACTCGCCGGAGGCGAAGCTGGCGCGGCGCAAGCGGCGGACGTCGCGGGCGCTGACGCTGTGGATCATGGCCGCGGTGCTGTTCGTGCTGTACGCGGTGATCGGCGGTCTCGGGCTCGCCGGGGCCGGCGGAGTGGCCGAGGCGGTGCCGGGGATCTTCGGCGCGGTCGTGTTCACCACGTTGTCGGTGAAGTCGGGGCTTCGGCTGCGGCAGCTGAACCGGGTCGTGCTGCCGGTCAGCACCACCCCGCCGCCGCTGCCGCCGTCCGGTTCCGCGGCACGCGCCCCGATGCAGCGGCTCGCCGAGTGCGAGTCGACGCTGGCCGACCTGCTGCGGCAGCTGTCGGAGCCCTCGGCGCTCGGCGCGGCGCCGGTGCCGGAGTACTCGGTGGCCGACGCCCGGTCGACGGCCGCCGAGGCCGCGACGGCGCTGCGGGCGCTGGCCCTGCGGATCCAGTCGATCGAGCGGGCGCGCGACGCGGCCCCGGCCGGCGAGCGGGCCGCGCTGGAGTCGGCCGTCGCCACGCTGCGGGAACAGTTGGACGACGGGGTGGAGAGCTTCGCAGCCCTGGTCGCCGCGGCGGGCCGTGCGGTCGCCGCCAGCAGCCACGGCCTCGCCGACTCGCGCCTCTTCCTGACCGACGCGACCGACCGGCTCGCCGGACTGGCCCTGGCACTGCGCGAGCTCTCCACCTGA
- a CDS encoding quinone-dependent dihydroorotate dehydrogenase has protein sequence MLFDRLIRPALYRLNDNDPEKVHERTLRVLSRLADVPPALAAARRRFAVSDPVTLFGLRFANRVGLAAGMDKDGRALAAWPALGFGFVEVGTVTRLAQPGNPKPRLFTLPHSDAVINRMGFNNSGAAALAQRLAAKGKPDIPLGVSIGKSKVTPLEEAVADYQESLRALYPWADYFAINVSSPNTPGLRALQDREALAELLAELGRTGEELAAAAGKPATPLLVKVAPDLTDDALAEVLEVCDEHGVSGIIATNTTLGRDGLAADEAAVGAETGGLSGRPLTERAREVVEFVHRHTEGTVPIIGVGGISTGDDARRMLDAGASLIQLYTGFALHGPGLVRGINRALAGSRSDDAGRPASPRTP, from the coding sequence GTGCTCTTCGACAGGCTGATCCGTCCCGCGCTCTACCGGCTCAACGACAACGACCCCGAGAAGGTGCACGAACGCACCCTCCGCGTGCTGTCCCGGCTCGCCGACGTCCCGCCCGCGCTGGCCGCGGCGCGGCGCCGGTTCGCCGTCTCGGACCCGGTGACGTTGTTCGGGCTACGGTTCGCGAACCGGGTCGGCCTGGCCGCCGGGATGGACAAGGACGGGCGCGCGCTGGCCGCGTGGCCCGCGCTCGGGTTCGGGTTCGTCGAAGTGGGCACCGTCACGCGGCTCGCCCAGCCGGGCAACCCGAAGCCGCGGCTGTTCACGCTGCCGCACAGCGACGCGGTGATCAACCGCATGGGGTTCAACAACTCCGGCGCGGCCGCGCTCGCGCAACGCCTGGCCGCCAAGGGGAAACCGGACATCCCGCTGGGCGTGTCGATCGGCAAGTCCAAAGTGACCCCGCTGGAGGAGGCGGTCGCCGACTACCAGGAGTCGCTGCGGGCGCTGTACCCGTGGGCGGACTACTTCGCGATCAACGTCAGCTCCCCCAACACCCCCGGCTTGCGGGCGCTGCAGGACCGGGAGGCGCTGGCCGAGCTGCTCGCCGAGCTGGGCCGCACCGGTGAGGAGCTGGCCGCGGCGGCCGGGAAGCCGGCGACGCCGCTGCTGGTCAAGGTCGCGCCCGACCTGACCGACGACGCGCTCGCCGAGGTGCTCGAGGTGTGCGACGAGCACGGCGTGTCCGGAATCATCGCGACCAACACCACGCTGGGCCGGGACGGGCTGGCCGCGGACGAGGCCGCGGTGGGCGCGGAGACCGGCGGGCTGTCCGGCAGGCCGCTCACCGAGCGGGCGCGGGAGGTCGTGGAGTTCGTGCACCGGCACACCGAAGGCACGGTGCCGATCATCGGCGTCGGCGGGATCTCGACCGGCGACGACGCGCGCCGGATGCTGGACGCCGGCGCGAGCCTGATCCAGCTCTACACCGGGTTCGCCCTGCACGGGCCCGGGCTGGTGCGCGGCATCAACCGGGCCCTCGCCGGGTCGCGGTCCGATGACGCAGGTAGGCCCGCCAGTCCCCGAACTCCGTGA
- the rimO gene encoding 30S ribosomal protein S12 methylthiotransferase RimO, translating to MSSAATEPSRRRVSLLTLGCARNEVDSEELAGRLAEGGWELADEPEGSDVIVVNTCGFVESAKKDSVDTLLAAADTGAKVVAVGCMAERYGAELAESLPEAHAVLGFDHYNDLAARLDDVAAGRTIASHTPGDRRKLLPITPVERAAATEDVSIPGHGWGPRVLRSRLSDSPVAALKIASGCDRRCSFCAIPSFRGSFVSRHPDEILAEAAWLAGQGVKELFLVSENSTSYGKDLSRDLGGTRALERLLPQLAGIDGIQRVRVSYLQPAETRPDLVRAIATTPGVAPYFDMSFQHSSETVLRRMRRFGSTKSFLALIQQIREYAPEAGIRSNVIVGFPGETEDDVAELEHFLTEAGLDAVGVFGYSDEDGTEAETYDGKIDPDVVAERVARVSALVDELTAQRAEDRVGEIVDVLVEEADDEEVSGRAAHQAPEVDGACIVLDGDGLEVGQMVRCRVVGSEGVDLLVEPDAGR from the coding sequence GTGTCTTCTGCCGCCACCGAGCCCTCCCGCCGTCGTGTCTCCCTGCTGACCCTGGGCTGCGCCCGCAACGAGGTGGACTCCGAGGAGCTGGCCGGCCGGCTCGCCGAAGGGGGCTGGGAGCTCGCCGACGAACCCGAGGGCAGCGACGTGATCGTCGTGAACACCTGCGGGTTCGTGGAGTCGGCGAAGAAGGATTCGGTCGACACGCTGCTGGCCGCCGCCGACACCGGCGCGAAGGTCGTCGCCGTCGGCTGCATGGCCGAGCGCTACGGCGCCGAGCTGGCCGAGAGCCTGCCGGAGGCCCACGCCGTCCTCGGGTTCGACCACTACAACGACCTCGCGGCCCGGCTGGACGACGTCGCGGCAGGCCGCACCATCGCCTCGCACACCCCGGGCGACCGCCGCAAGCTGCTGCCGATCACCCCGGTCGAGCGCGCCGCCGCCACCGAGGACGTCTCGATCCCCGGCCACGGCTGGGGGCCCCGCGTGCTGCGCAGCCGGCTGTCCGACTCGCCGGTGGCGGCACTGAAGATCGCCTCGGGCTGCGACCGCCGCTGCTCGTTCTGCGCGATCCCGTCGTTCCGCGGCTCGTTCGTCTCGCGCCACCCGGACGAGATCCTCGCCGAGGCCGCCTGGCTGGCCGGCCAGGGCGTCAAGGAGCTGTTCCTGGTCAGCGAGAACTCCACGTCCTACGGCAAGGACCTGAGCCGCGACCTGGGCGGCACGCGCGCGCTGGAGCGGCTGCTGCCCCAGCTGGCCGGCATCGACGGCATCCAGCGGGTGCGGGTGTCCTACCTGCAGCCCGCCGAGACCCGTCCGGACCTGGTCCGCGCGATCGCGACCACCCCGGGTGTGGCGCCCTACTTCGACATGTCCTTCCAGCACTCCAGCGAGACCGTGCTGCGCCGGATGCGCCGCTTCGGCTCCACGAAGTCGTTCCTCGCGCTGATCCAGCAGATCCGCGAGTACGCGCCGGAGGCGGGCATCCGCAGCAACGTCATCGTCGGCTTCCCCGGCGAGACCGAGGACGACGTCGCCGAGCTGGAGCATTTCCTCACCGAGGCCGGGCTCGACGCGGTCGGCGTGTTCGGCTACTCCGACGAGGACGGCACCGAGGCCGAGACCTACGACGGCAAGATCGACCCGGACGTGGTCGCCGAGCGCGTCGCGCGGGTCTCCGCGCTGGTGGACGAGCTGACCGCGCAGCGCGCCGAGGACCGCGTCGGCGAGATCGTCGACGTGCTGGTCGAGGAGGCCGACGACGAGGAGGTGTCCGGCCGCGCCGCGCACCAGGCGCCCGAGGTCGACGGCGCCTGCATCGTGCTCGACGGTGACGGGCTCGAGGTCGGGCAGATGGTGCGCTGCCGCGTCGTCGGCTCCGAGGGCGTCGACCTGCTCGTCGAGCCGGACGCGGGCAGATGA